The following are encoded in a window of Arthrobacter antioxidans genomic DNA:
- a CDS encoding XcbB/CpsF family capsular polysaccharide biosynthesis protein, protein MESSYKLPEGRYTMLNASVRLTYGGATRSQLLRARLFSEYSDQRVELATFDAFAEYDTERELLRDKGLLPGTVTLRNLYEELSTSSDLGQFSSTPLADIPAWYQETLTRDYVIEYAKNGTPWRRAIDVNGDRRSFYFQYLRSDGSIYATVDRRIGGSDWDRQERGVVLTDVFGNPVAVLASIPELINSWIRIMGAGEDRHFLIFDSKESGRLIAEHPREANQFLLLTAHTPHLQPPRHWNSPAATTDWQETISGLQSWDAFIVLSDAHRHDLELAHGKVNNIFVLPHPIGEVDLPTEDARDPALAMIVCRLEKQKRIEDALQAFRRVVDELPGARLEIYGEGSKRTEWQELTQALGLSDSVSFLGYDPNPGKQYRRASAFLMTSLFEAQPLALLEAISHGSPIVAYDIKYGPAQMVQHGENGYLVPEGDINDFAQKTVAILSNTTLSAQMSKSSLTMSENFQLPRFFAAWSELLDTICDQKSSRSALMTIKAEIVESAPVFERPFNQISINEVPDCIDVVVRTFVQTHTTNATFEDQLKLQLRVQNLESPGVVFLSTSYLREPGSQDQFIVAAQILRKDIEKHFPDATQGFELWCEATFNNAHSLVRCGSVDTSSNRQADLLLEPIERRVPRLEKTNTTQEVSQSSAKSGALNLKLLDDVDAALGSTREKPYFIYLNDTGGVLEGRSTLKAAHQDQRIKKSVNALAQRGYYVYHTTGGVSKFVKDEHIPRMWNSVQDGTYSVSDEGVIHILEEPLAGVRPRKLIVVFSSIGDIFNDGLFRFFTRNYRSIQKFVPQDAAILRIADVGGVVGAFYLNTAYRTDNVRRISALIEKTRERLGLSKDDVITYGASKGATGALFHAVTNGYRSLSVEPILNDHYYENTFGDTHFTKGGNFPSTKEMVFEALMCNHKSTLMKRSERSLPRIVVIYSEQSPQSRYIDHLLAGNLASDISVVNVTHPSIKDHPDVSPASLNLAATFLNMLCYNFAIPGGHFSLRCE, encoded by the coding sequence ATGGAATCTTCGTACAAACTGCCCGAAGGGCGCTACACAATGCTGAACGCATCCGTCAGGCTTACATATGGCGGGGCCACCAGATCACAACTTCTGAGAGCTCGCCTTTTCTCGGAGTACTCGGATCAAAGGGTCGAGCTCGCCACGTTCGACGCCTTTGCTGAGTACGACACCGAACGAGAGTTGCTGCGAGATAAGGGCCTGTTACCCGGCACAGTGACGCTGAGAAACTTGTACGAAGAACTTTCAACTTCGTCAGACTTAGGTCAATTTTCTTCCACGCCCCTCGCGGACATCCCGGCGTGGTATCAAGAGACGTTGACTCGAGACTACGTGATCGAGTATGCGAAGAACGGCACGCCGTGGCGTCGAGCCATCGACGTCAACGGTGATCGCCGATCGTTCTACTTCCAATATTTGCGCAGCGATGGCTCTATCTACGCCACTGTAGATCGACGAATCGGCGGCTCAGACTGGGACAGGCAGGAACGCGGCGTTGTCCTCACTGATGTCTTCGGGAACCCGGTCGCTGTTTTGGCAAGCATCCCGGAACTCATCAACAGCTGGATAAGGATCATGGGTGCGGGTGAAGATCGACACTTCCTCATTTTCGACTCCAAAGAATCGGGTAGGCTCATCGCCGAGCACCCGCGTGAGGCCAACCAATTTCTCCTATTGACCGCCCATACACCCCACCTTCAGCCACCCCGACACTGGAACTCCCCCGCGGCTACCACCGACTGGCAGGAGACGATATCTGGCCTACAAAGCTGGGATGCCTTCATAGTACTGAGCGACGCTCATCGTCACGATCTGGAGCTCGCCCACGGGAAGGTCAACAATATATTTGTCCTGCCCCATCCCATCGGTGAGGTGGACCTGCCGACGGAGGACGCCAGGGATCCGGCCCTCGCAATGATTGTCTGCCGGCTTGAAAAGCAGAAGCGAATTGAAGATGCACTACAGGCATTTCGTCGTGTCGTAGATGAGCTGCCTGGAGCAAGGCTGGAAATCTACGGCGAGGGTAGCAAGCGCACTGAGTGGCAGGAATTGACACAAGCACTTGGACTATCCGACTCCGTGAGCTTTCTCGGCTACGATCCGAATCCAGGAAAGCAGTACAGGCGTGCTTCCGCATTCCTCATGACCAGCCTCTTTGAAGCACAGCCACTGGCGCTTCTTGAAGCGATTTCACACGGAAGTCCGATCGTTGCTTACGACATAAAATACGGTCCCGCTCAGATGGTGCAACATGGGGAAAATGGGTACCTGGTGCCTGAAGGAGATATAAACGACTTTGCTCAAAAAACCGTTGCAATTCTCAGTAATACCACACTCTCCGCCCAAATGTCGAAATCCTCTTTGACCATGTCAGAAAATTTTCAACTGCCGCGCTTCTTTGCTGCATGGAGCGAGCTACTAGACACAATTTGTGACCAAAAATCATCTCGCTCCGCATTGATGACGATAAAAGCAGAAATCGTAGAGTCCGCACCTGTTTTTGAGCGTCCATTCAATCAGATTTCGATCAACGAAGTTCCCGACTGTATTGATGTCGTAGTTCGCACTTTCGTTCAAACCCATACTACTAACGCCACCTTTGAAGATCAGCTCAAACTCCAGCTACGGGTCCAGAATCTCGAAAGCCCCGGTGTGGTGTTTTTGAGTACAAGTTATTTGCGTGAACCAGGCTCTCAGGATCAGTTCATTGTAGCGGCTCAAATTCTCCGGAAAGATATCGAGAAGCATTTCCCTGATGCCACACAGGGGTTCGAATTATGGTGTGAAGCGACATTCAATAATGCTCACTCCTTAGTCCGCTGTGGTTCAGTCGACACGAGTTCGAACCGCCAAGCTGATCTTCTGCTCGAACCCATCGAAAGGCGAGTACCTCGACTGGAGAAGACGAATACTACCCAAGAAGTATCCCAAAGTAGCGCCAAATCGGGGGCGCTGAACTTGAAGCTTCTTGATGATGTTGACGCGGCTCTCGGGTCTACTAGGGAAAAACCATACTTCATCTACCTGAATGATACGGGCGGCGTACTTGAAGGGCGCAGCACTTTGAAAGCAGCTCACCAGGATCAACGAATCAAAAAGTCAGTGAACGCGCTTGCGCAGCGCGGATACTATGTTTATCACACCACCGGCGGTGTAAGTAAGTTCGTAAAGGATGAGCATATCCCGAGAATGTGGAACAGTGTTCAAGATGGAACTTACTCCGTATCCGACGAAGGTGTAATTCACATATTGGAAGAACCACTCGCGGGAGTTCGCCCCCGCAAACTTATCGTCGTCTTCTCCTCGATCGGGGACATATTCAATGATGGCCTGTTTCGCTTTTTCACAAGGAACTACAGAAGCATTCAGAAATTCGTCCCACAAGACGCCGCGATCCTTAGAATTGCAGATGTCGGCGGTGTGGTCGGAGCATTCTATCTGAATACTGCGTATCGCACGGACAACGTGCGCCGAATCAGCGCGCTGATTGAAAAGACTCGTGAAAGACTGGGGCTTTCCAAGGACGACGTTATAACCTACGGAGCGTCCAAGGGGGCGACTGGAGCGCTCTTTCACGCGGTGACAAACGGCTATAGATCACTTTCGGTTGAGCCTATCCTAAATGATCATTATTACGAGAACACTTTCGGCGATACCCACTTCACTAAGGGAGGCAATTTTCCGTCTACTAAGGAAATGGTGTTTGAAGCGTTGATGTGCAATCACAAAAGTACTTTGATGAAAAGATCAGAAAGATCTTTGCCAAGAATAGTTGTGATCTACTCCGAGCAGTCGCCGCAGTCCCGTTATATTGATCATTTACTGGCTGGGAATCTCGCAAGCGACATATCGGTGGTCAATGTCACTCACCCAAGCATCAAAGACCATCCTGATGTTAGTCCTGCCTCCCTGAACCTCGCAGCAACGTTCCTGAATATGCTTTGCTACAATTTCGCCATACCTGGCGGACACTTTAGTTTACGTTGCGAGTGA
- a CDS encoding bifunctional glycosyltransferase/CDP-glycerol:glycerophosphate glycerophosphotransferase — protein sequence MARWTNTADDAVSGIRRIAERQLRTAWQKLPAEQRTKLRQAVHPADAAKVQRRVSTLASGSARPAVPAQKPVIAISVVVSDAAQDLAATLQSILRQKFTPLTIVVVDTTGEDAIADETATYVKRDGRVTFQSAAGLSAPAARLMAVERATTRWVMSLSAGDVLAPGAMEAAIKSLKATKSDLAVGTVGVRKGSKFVTPAAQSAVHGTENLTTTLEHSPGLAGDLYLSNKVFSRSFWLEELTGVEFDGELWQAELVRTAYRRAGTIDLIPRKVSDVVGDRGSDVLTREQLCSPAILDEYLRRMTRVMTADAGSSSPDLAEQLLTRLLGEDLFPFYEVVPRTDDTYWSLLVLGTRELAALGPIAWHDIRLHNRLILAAVLDDNRADVVAICGSRSDLGSTFATTPDEGMLLAQPPYLPDLVQQPMKHLLACQDVDLRVTSKITELEWNVDGSLEISGHAYIPSIDPVTADLNIEAIVIDPDGAEIHTLVVERHRDPRIDWDANDNWTSYADSGFSTRIDPSMLLADGATASSWWLKLRLTAHDRVLESPVTRREMTGAAGSVPISPIDGQRRVAVEFKPKTGLTLVRVAPMYSATSVALEGRTLTITVEAHSAPLASKITVECAKLAIRKTAVCVDVRGNVADYRVVVPRLSAEASPRVEHQWDLRLDSGFKTPQPIAWRPDSVAFEDQHDRTRRLRLKLTGYGFLALEERRYRVEADSVVVSDDGRYLTLQGTADFTSIHAPRLVLSSGKSVIEADQVSLNVMRNQGSNRFIVRFPLMSTPWSGQEIVPEAGAYSVRYIPQKSEDNVGYWIPAAPVMQGTMPSRELRDALEVGLSRTAVAGALTVHFRPPLAPEELGRFNQQSLRNAVARADLPLRDAVLFMCFGGRRATDSTRRIFEEFQRRGATSDMYWAITDYSVTVPDGAQPVLIGSRLWYALLAGARLLVNNNNFPFYFRKREGQTYIQTWHGTPLKKLGNDVARTNFSLSYWNLMHREAGYWDALLAQNPYAADVLATCFGFTGPVITEGYPRNDSLKTVDADARRSAVRDLLGIDAGKKAILYAPTWRDDAKNTSKQYEMVTYLDFEAAQKALGDDYVILLRGHHNIAGQRQTAGNRFVIDVTEYPEVNDLYLAADVLINDYSSVMFDFCVTGKPIIFLTPDIAQYRDSTRGFYFDLEEQAPGPLLMTTPEVVNAIQSLPSIRMRYADRYRRFAETYAPMCDGSATQRVVDALPVSALSRI from the coding sequence ATGGCACGTTGGACCAACACCGCCGACGACGCAGTCTCCGGCATTCGTCGGATAGCTGAACGGCAACTGCGCACCGCGTGGCAAAAGCTACCGGCGGAACAACGCACGAAGCTGCGGCAGGCCGTTCATCCGGCCGACGCGGCGAAGGTCCAGCGCCGGGTGTCTACGCTCGCCTCGGGCAGCGCCCGCCCTGCCGTCCCGGCGCAGAAGCCCGTCATCGCGATCAGCGTTGTGGTGTCGGACGCCGCGCAGGATCTGGCGGCCACGCTCCAGAGCATCCTCCGGCAGAAGTTCACGCCCCTGACGATCGTGGTCGTCGACACCACGGGCGAGGATGCCATTGCCGACGAGACGGCCACCTACGTGAAGCGGGATGGCCGGGTCACCTTCCAGTCCGCGGCAGGACTCTCGGCGCCGGCCGCACGTCTGATGGCGGTGGAGCGAGCGACCACCCGGTGGGTGATGTCCCTGAGCGCTGGCGATGTTCTCGCACCAGGAGCGATGGAAGCCGCCATCAAGTCCCTCAAAGCCACCAAATCCGACCTGGCGGTTGGGACGGTCGGAGTACGGAAAGGCTCGAAGTTCGTCACCCCGGCTGCACAAAGCGCCGTCCACGGCACCGAGAACCTGACCACGACGCTCGAGCACTCACCGGGTCTCGCCGGTGACCTCTATCTCAGCAACAAGGTCTTCTCGAGGTCTTTCTGGCTGGAGGAGCTGACCGGAGTCGAGTTCGACGGCGAGCTCTGGCAGGCCGAGCTCGTGCGGACCGCCTACCGGCGAGCAGGAACCATCGACCTGATTCCCCGCAAGGTCAGCGACGTCGTCGGTGACCGTGGTAGTGACGTCCTGACCCGGGAACAGCTGTGCAGCCCGGCAATTCTCGACGAATACCTTCGCCGGATGACACGGGTCATGACCGCGGATGCCGGCAGCTCCTCACCGGACCTGGCAGAGCAGCTACTCACACGGCTGCTCGGTGAAGACCTCTTCCCGTTCTACGAAGTCGTACCCCGGACGGACGATACCTATTGGTCCCTCCTGGTCCTCGGCACACGGGAATTGGCTGCGCTCGGGCCGATCGCCTGGCATGACATCCGCCTGCACAACCGGCTCATCCTCGCGGCGGTACTCGACGACAACCGCGCCGACGTCGTCGCCATCTGCGGATCGCGCAGCGATCTCGGATCCACCTTCGCCACCACGCCCGACGAAGGGATGCTCCTCGCCCAACCGCCGTACCTGCCCGACCTGGTACAGCAGCCGATGAAGCACCTGCTCGCCTGCCAGGACGTGGATCTGCGAGTCACCAGCAAGATCACCGAACTCGAGTGGAACGTCGACGGCAGCCTCGAAATCTCCGGGCACGCCTACATCCCGTCCATCGATCCGGTGACTGCAGATCTGAACATCGAGGCCATCGTCATAGACCCGGACGGCGCGGAGATTCACACGCTCGTCGTCGAACGGCACCGGGACCCCCGCATTGACTGGGACGCCAACGACAACTGGACGAGCTACGCCGACAGCGGCTTCTCGACCCGCATCGATCCGTCGATGCTTCTCGCCGATGGCGCAACGGCGTCGTCTTGGTGGCTCAAGCTGCGACTGACGGCTCATGACCGCGTACTGGAATCGCCGGTGACCCGGCGGGAAATGACCGGGGCTGCAGGATCAGTGCCCATCTCCCCGATCGATGGTCAGCGGCGGGTCGCCGTCGAGTTCAAACCCAAGACCGGACTGACGCTGGTGCGGGTCGCGCCCATGTATTCGGCAACAAGCGTTGCCCTCGAGGGACGCACGCTGACAATCACGGTGGAAGCTCACTCTGCTCCCCTAGCGTCCAAGATCACGGTCGAGTGCGCAAAGCTGGCCATCAGGAAGACCGCTGTCTGCGTAGACGTCCGCGGCAATGTCGCGGATTACCGCGTCGTCGTCCCGCGCCTGTCGGCCGAGGCCTCTCCCCGGGTGGAGCACCAGTGGGACCTGCGACTGGACAGCGGGTTCAAGACGCCCCAGCCGATAGCGTGGCGCCCGGACAGCGTGGCCTTCGAGGACCAGCACGACCGGACCCGGCGCCTGCGCCTCAAACTCACCGGCTACGGCTTCCTTGCCCTCGAGGAGCGCCGGTACCGCGTCGAGGCAGACAGCGTGGTCGTGTCCGACGACGGCCGCTACCTCACGCTCCAGGGAACGGCCGACTTCACGAGCATCCACGCACCGCGTCTCGTCCTCTCGAGTGGCAAATCGGTCATCGAGGCGGACCAGGTCTCCTTGAACGTGATGCGTAATCAGGGCAGCAATCGCTTCATCGTCCGCTTTCCACTCATGTCCACTCCGTGGAGCGGGCAGGAAATTGTGCCCGAAGCCGGGGCCTACAGCGTTCGCTATATCCCGCAGAAGTCCGAGGACAACGTGGGGTACTGGATCCCGGCCGCCCCGGTAATGCAGGGCACCATGCCGTCGCGCGAGCTCCGCGACGCCCTCGAGGTCGGGCTGAGCAGAACAGCCGTGGCGGGGGCTCTGACGGTCCATTTCCGGCCCCCGCTGGCCCCAGAAGAACTTGGACGGTTCAATCAGCAATCCCTCCGCAATGCCGTCGCCCGTGCGGATCTGCCATTGCGGGATGCTGTCCTCTTCATGTGCTTCGGTGGGCGCCGGGCCACCGACAGCACCCGCCGCATCTTCGAGGAATTCCAGCGCCGCGGGGCCACCAGCGACATGTACTGGGCCATAACCGACTACTCGGTGACCGTGCCGGACGGCGCGCAGCCCGTCCTGATCGGCTCACGGCTCTGGTACGCACTGCTGGCCGGGGCGAGGCTGCTCGTCAACAACAACAACTTCCCCTTCTACTTCCGGAAGCGGGAGGGCCAGACATACATCCAGACCTGGCACGGCACACCGCTGAAGAAGCTGGGCAACGACGTCGCACGGACCAACTTCTCACTGTCCTACTGGAATCTCATGCACAGGGAGGCCGGCTACTGGGACGCCCTCCTCGCCCAGAATCCATACGCGGCCGACGTGCTGGCCACCTGCTTCGGTTTCACCGGACCGGTAATTACCGAGGGCTACCCACGCAACGACTCCCTCAAAACAGTCGATGCCGATGCTCGTCGCTCAGCAGTCCGCGACCTCCTCGGTATCGACGCGGGCAAGAAGGCCATCCTGTACGCACCGACCTGGCGCGACGACGCCAAGAACACCTCGAAGCAGTACGAGATGGTCACCTATCTGGATTTCGAGGCCGCTCAAAAGGCACTGGGTGACGACTACGTGATCCTGCTGCGCGGCCACCACAACATCGCCGGCCAGCGCCAGACCGCCGGCAACCGTTTCGTCATCGATGTCACCGAGTATCCCGAGGTGAACGACCTCTACCTCGCTGCGGACGTCCTCATCAACGACTACTCATCGGTGATGTTCGACTTCTGCGTGACAGGAAAACCGATCATCTTCTTGACCCCAGACATCGCGCAATACCGCGATTCCACGCGAGGGTTCTACTTCGATCTCGAGGAGCAGGCTCCCGGCCCCCTGCTCATGACGACACCCGAGGTCGTCAACGCCATCCAGTCGCTGCCATCCATCAGAATGCGATACGCCGACCGGTACCGGAGGTTCGCGGAGACGTATGCGCCGATGTGCGACGGCTCGGCGACGCAGCGTGTGGTGGACGCGCTCCCGGTCAGCGCCCTGTCACGGATATAG
- a CDS encoding CDP-glycerol glycerophosphotransferase family protein — MTNGIARHDAIHHSEGPQDWVAVAEVLTSRLAAGSHISPDEQFELGHAQFHLGNLESAAQHLTAGLELDPSNPRWHYRLGYIREKQGFFTDAREQYSEALRLQPDNERWEHRLASVATAAERQQAAERAELAKSQAIFTERRLLLKERKAPKWQEIDVLAAGKPFFKEDPEWHSALADALFFMNRHAEAAENYAAAARLTHENAQLHFRAGWAYHLAGSDHLVDRHFTHAIAADKELQSSRLGIGAFFQKKGQWLLAATHYQTAFRHNPSDAELAYHWGFALQRCYDWQGGANAIRTAIALDPSQAQWHYRLGFSLERSADWAQAAEAYSYALAISSSPNEYWSYRLGCVLANADRFEESCIAFLGARAVLLEPPAQQDSAYAGNEYLRNVISAGLRAARSAQSWEQCVQFAQFAERNGDLETAAEAYRAATQRSEKHQPPLYFSLGTLLYRLGRFKEATAALRETRLLKRPHGVNTAPYFKDVALRQSMIYVEYLETLPIREDVILYESSQGNSIGCNPLNIFRTLLKDDRFATKTHVWVINDRTKIPDELRSLPNVIFAARDTDLYLRYLASAAHLLNNNTFPPYFSRRPEQKYLNTWHGTPMKSLGRDIKDGFMDHRNATRNFLHTTHLLAPNEFTAQMLLDKYEISALFDGRVAVTGYPRVDATIGLDQKLRTRLRARLGIDPTQKVILYAPTWRGSLADRRLDNDQLLADLNTMASIDARLLFRGHPVTEAQLDEAGVAAHLVPANIDTNDLLAIVDVLVTDYSSVAFDFMATGRPVLYYAYDLEEYHQERGLCLDITELPGELCRNAAELRDELQRALRREPVNEMKAGQFVGLECGKSSARAVEFFFFGATDWLMPRVEDKRKTMLMYQGSFIPNGITSSYLNLTSHLDPTDTQVYVAIEPSAISSDERRQEKFDQNPQHVRVLPRVGGQLIGAEERWIVDKFNAQSSLQTDEQWEIYHAAFAREFRRMYGTACFDAIVCFEGYARFWAALFAAAPSQSSTKSIFLHNDMHSEWLHRFRYLESMFRLYPSYDSLISVTESVSQENKLQLAERFGLDPEKFHHSNNLVNADATIELSQEPVPEAIEQWIGNCASVFVTAGRLSPEKDHTKLLESFALLVATHEDVKLIILGDGPLRGRLERQIGQLGITSKVLLAGLLMNPFPVIQRASCFIFSSNYEGQGLAVLEALILGKPVISTDVVGPRSILGNDYGLLVDNSVEGLWKGMTAFLDSWPGYMPFDYAKYETEALRAFTNIALEPLREAHS; from the coding sequence ATGACCAACGGGATAGCCCGTCACGATGCCATCCACCACTCGGAAGGCCCACAGGATTGGGTGGCGGTCGCCGAAGTACTGACGAGCCGGTTAGCGGCGGGCAGCCACATCTCACCGGACGAGCAGTTCGAGCTGGGCCACGCTCAGTTCCATCTCGGCAACCTCGAAAGCGCTGCTCAACACCTCACAGCCGGTCTGGAGCTTGATCCGTCCAATCCGCGGTGGCACTACAGGTTGGGCTACATCAGGGAGAAGCAAGGATTTTTCACAGATGCCCGAGAACAGTACTCGGAGGCTCTTCGACTCCAGCCGGACAATGAGCGTTGGGAGCATCGGCTCGCTTCCGTTGCTACCGCGGCCGAGCGGCAGCAAGCGGCCGAAAGAGCCGAGCTGGCCAAATCACAGGCAATCTTCACCGAGCGCCGGCTCCTCCTTAAGGAACGGAAGGCTCCCAAATGGCAGGAGATCGATGTTCTCGCTGCCGGCAAGCCTTTCTTCAAGGAGGACCCCGAGTGGCACAGCGCCCTCGCCGATGCCTTGTTCTTCATGAATCGACACGCAGAGGCGGCAGAAAACTACGCTGCCGCTGCGCGTCTGACACATGAAAACGCGCAACTCCACTTTCGGGCAGGTTGGGCGTACCATCTGGCAGGTTCAGACCACCTCGTAGACCGTCACTTCACCCATGCGATCGCTGCCGACAAGGAACTGCAGTCTTCGCGACTCGGAATCGGTGCCTTCTTCCAGAAGAAGGGCCAATGGCTGCTCGCTGCAACACACTACCAAACAGCCTTTCGCCACAACCCCTCGGATGCGGAACTCGCCTATCACTGGGGCTTCGCGCTGCAGCGCTGCTACGACTGGCAAGGTGGAGCCAATGCAATCCGGACGGCAATAGCCCTCGATCCGTCACAAGCACAGTGGCACTACCGCCTCGGCTTTTCCCTGGAGCGGAGCGCTGATTGGGCCCAAGCCGCAGAGGCATATTCGTATGCTCTGGCGATTTCAAGTAGCCCGAACGAGTATTGGTCCTACAGGCTGGGTTGTGTCCTAGCCAACGCCGACCGCTTCGAAGAATCCTGCATCGCCTTTCTCGGCGCCAGGGCGGTCCTTCTGGAGCCGCCTGCGCAGCAAGACTCCGCGTACGCCGGCAACGAGTACCTCCGGAATGTCATCTCCGCCGGGCTACGCGCTGCTCGATCCGCGCAGTCCTGGGAGCAGTGCGTCCAGTTCGCTCAGTTCGCAGAACGAAACGGAGACCTGGAGACGGCAGCCGAAGCATATAGGGCCGCTACGCAACGATCAGAAAAGCATCAGCCCCCGTTGTACTTCTCACTCGGCACGTTGCTTTACCGCCTTGGCCGCTTCAAAGAAGCGACGGCTGCACTGCGGGAGACTCGTCTGTTGAAGCGACCACACGGAGTCAATACCGCACCTTATTTCAAGGATGTCGCGCTGCGGCAATCAATGATCTACGTCGAGTACCTGGAGACGCTGCCGATCAGGGAAGACGTCATCCTTTATGAAAGTAGCCAAGGCAACTCGATCGGATGCAATCCACTCAACATCTTCCGAACACTGCTCAAGGACGATCGATTCGCGACAAAGACCCACGTCTGGGTCATCAACGATCGAACGAAGATACCCGACGAGCTCCGCAGCCTACCCAACGTTATTTTCGCCGCGCGAGACACTGACCTCTACTTGCGCTATCTCGCGTCAGCCGCGCATCTCCTCAACAACAACACGTTCCCCCCATACTTCAGCCGCCGTCCGGAACAGAAGTACCTCAACACGTGGCATGGCACCCCAATGAAATCACTCGGGCGTGACATCAAGGACGGGTTCATGGACCATCGGAATGCCACCCGAAACTTCCTCCATACCACCCACCTGCTGGCCCCGAACGAGTTCACGGCCCAGATGCTTCTGGACAAGTACGAGATATCCGCGTTGTTCGACGGTCGAGTCGCCGTCACCGGCTACCCTCGGGTAGACGCGACGATCGGTCTGGATCAGAAGTTGCGCACACGGCTGCGTGCGCGGCTCGGGATCGACCCCACGCAGAAAGTGATCCTATACGCCCCTACCTGGCGTGGATCGCTCGCCGATAGGAGGCTGGATAACGACCAACTGCTCGCAGACTTGAACACCATGGCCTCGATCGATGCCCGCCTGTTATTCCGAGGGCATCCCGTCACCGAAGCACAACTAGATGAAGCCGGGGTCGCCGCACACCTCGTTCCCGCCAACATCGATACGAACGACCTCTTGGCGATCGTCGACGTACTCGTCACCGACTACTCAAGCGTCGCGTTCGATTTCATGGCAACGGGCCGCCCAGTCCTCTACTACGCATACGATCTCGAGGAATATCACCAGGAACGAGGATTGTGCCTCGACATTACTGAACTGCCCGGCGAGCTTTGCCGCAACGCCGCCGAGCTTCGCGATGAGTTGCAACGAGCGCTCCGACGCGAGCCGGTGAATGAAATGAAGGCTGGGCAATTCGTGGGCCTCGAATGCGGTAAATCGTCCGCGCGTGCGGTTGAGTTTTTCTTCTTTGGAGCGACCGACTGGTTGATGCCGCGAGTCGAGGATAAACGGAAGACAATGCTGATGTACCAGGGCTCATTCATACCAAATGGCATCACGTCTTCCTACCTCAACCTCACATCGCATCTCGATCCAACGGATACACAAGTCTATGTGGCCATCGAACCCTCTGCTATATCTTCGGATGAACGACGCCAAGAAAAATTCGACCAGAATCCGCAGCACGTCCGCGTTCTTCCACGTGTCGGTGGACAGCTGATCGGTGCGGAAGAGCGCTGGATCGTCGACAAGTTCAACGCGCAAAGTAGCCTTCAAACGGACGAGCAGTGGGAGATTTATCACGCCGCGTTCGCCCGAGAATTCCGGCGTATGTACGGCACGGCTTGCTTCGACGCGATTGTCTGCTTCGAAGGCTACGCTCGCTTCTGGGCCGCACTGTTCGCAGCCGCACCGTCGCAATCTTCCACCAAGTCAATCTTCCTGCACAACGATATGCACAGCGAATGGCTACACCGCTTCCGATACCTTGAATCGATGTTCCGACTATATCCCAGCTATGACTCGCTGATCTCCGTTACGGAAAGTGTCAGCCAAGAAAACAAACTGCAGCTGGCGGAACGCTTCGGGCTCGATCCTGAGAAGTTTCACCACAGCAACAATTTGGTCAACGCTGACGCAACAATCGAGCTGTCTCAGGAGCCAGTCCCCGAAGCGATCGAGCAGTGGATAGGCAATTGCGCGTCAGTTTTCGTTACAGCAGGACGTCTCTCGCCGGAAAAGGATCACACAAAACTCTTGGAGAGCTTCGCGTTACTGGTTGCCACCCACGAAGACGTGAAACTCATTATTCTTGGAGACGGTCCGCTAAGGGGCCGACTCGAAAGGCAAATCGGACAGCTCGGTATCACCTCGAAGGTTCTACTTGCAGGCCTACTGATGAACCCTTTTCCCGTGATCCAGCGAGCGTCCTGTTTCATCTTTTCGTCCAACTACGAGGGCCAGGGGCTTGCCGTCCTAGAAGCCCTCATTCTGGGGAAGCCAGTAATCTCGACCGACGTTGTCGGCCCCCGCAGCATCCTCGGAAACGACTACGGGCTCCTCGTCGATAATTCCGTCGAAGGTCTGTGGAAAGGCATGACAGCTTTCCTCGACAGCTGGCCGGGTTATATGCCGTTCGACTATGCCAAATACGAAACGGAGGCCCTTAGAGCGTTCACGAATATCGCGTTGGAACCACTCCGTGAAGCGCACAGCTAA